One Fuerstiella marisgermanici DNA window includes the following coding sequences:
- the arfB gene encoding alternative ribosome rescue aminoacyl-tRNA hydrolase ArfB produces MLEITSNIQIDESEFDFSFARSGGPGGQNVNKVNSKAMLRWNPGESDALPHGVRQRFINKYQHRFTKDGVLILRSQKYRDQGRNTADCMDRLRQMILDIITPPTQRRPTKPSRGAKQRRLTSKKQTSQKKQQRRKPSMND; encoded by the coding sequence ATGTTAGAAATCACCAGTAACATTCAAATCGACGAATCAGAATTTGATTTCTCATTCGCTCGCAGCGGCGGACCCGGCGGTCAGAACGTCAACAAAGTCAATTCGAAGGCGATGCTGCGCTGGAATCCCGGTGAATCAGACGCTCTCCCCCACGGCGTCCGACAGCGATTCATAAACAAGTATCAGCACCGATTCACCAAAGACGGCGTGCTGATTCTGCGAAGCCAGAAGTACCGCGATCAGGGCCGCAATACAGCTGACTGCATGGACCGCCTGCGTCAGATGATTCTGGACATCATCACGCCACCGACTCAGCGACGCCCCACAAAACCATCGCGCGGCGCGAAACAGCGGCGTTTGACCAGCAAAAAACAGACGTCGCAAAAGAAGCAGCAACGCCGTAAGCCATCGATGAATGATTGA
- a CDS encoding secondary thiamine-phosphate synthase enzyme YjbQ gives MTDWVQKQVTLQAVSRGCHLVTSEILQQVPEVAEFKVGLLNVFIQHTSASLTLNENADPDVLVDMNMAFNKLAPESWPYVHTCEGPDDMPAHIKTALTDSSITIPIGNGRLLTGTWQGIYLCEHRDRGGRRRLVVTIQGTR, from the coding sequence ATGACAGACTGGGTTCAGAAACAGGTGACTTTGCAGGCCGTGTCGCGCGGCTGCCATCTGGTGACGTCCGAAATTCTTCAGCAGGTGCCGGAAGTTGCCGAATTCAAAGTCGGCCTGCTCAACGTATTTATTCAGCACACGTCGGCGTCTCTTACGCTAAACGAAAATGCCGACCCCGATGTGTTGGTCGACATGAACATGGCGTTTAACAAACTCGCGCCCGAATCGTGGCCGTACGTGCATACGTGCGAAGGGCCGGATGACATGCCGGCTCATATCAAAACCGCGTTGACGGATTCCTCGATCACCATTCCAATCGGCAACGGACGCTTGCTGACCGGCACATGGCAAGGCATCTATCTGTGCGAACACCGCGACCGTGGTGGACGCCGTCGACTGGTGGTGACCATTCAGGGAACTCGATAA
- a CDS encoding thymidine kinase — protein sequence MAKLYFYYSAMNAGKSTTLLQAAYNYKERGLRPLLLTPALDTRAGVGTIGSRIGLQSEAIAFSQTDSLYDICDEQHQQNPVACVFVDEAQFLTKKQVHDLGEIADRLSIPVLSYGLRTDFQGNLFEGSQYLLAWADAITEIKTICHCGRKASMVLRIDSSGKPIRGGEQIKVGGNESYVSVCRQHFKEGLSEKDQPTLPFEG from the coding sequence ATGGCGAAGCTGTACTTCTACTATTCGGCCATGAACGCCGGCAAGTCGACAACGTTGCTGCAGGCGGCTTATAACTACAAAGAACGAGGCCTGCGGCCACTGCTGCTGACCCCGGCACTCGATACGCGAGCGGGCGTGGGGACGATCGGTTCACGAATCGGCCTGCAGTCAGAAGCGATTGCCTTTTCGCAAACCGATTCGTTGTACGACATCTGCGACGAACAGCACCAGCAAAACCCGGTCGCCTGCGTGTTTGTGGATGAAGCTCAGTTTTTGACAAAGAAGCAAGTCCACGATCTGGGCGAAATTGCGGATCGTCTGAGTATCCCTGTGCTGTCCTACGGCCTTCGGACTGATTTTCAGGGGAACCTGTTCGAAGGCAGTCAGTACCTGCTGGCGTGGGCCGACGCGATTACCGAAATCAAAACGATTTGCCACTGCGGCCGCAAAGCGTCGATGGTGCTGCGGATCGATTCCAGCGGCAAGCCCATTCGTGGCGGTGAACAGATCAAAGTCGGCGGAAACGAAAGCTACGTTTCGGTGTGCCGACAGCATTTTAAGGAAGGTCTTAGCGAAAAAGACCAGCCGACACTGCCGTTTGAAGGGTAG
- a CDS encoding FKBP-type peptidyl-prolyl cis-trans isomerase, with product MRLLLTAFSVLLIALPLQAQDKPEAASELKTNKDKVSYAIGLNIGRQFKSQGMDLDPAIVAQGIAAILNDVEPALTQQEMQAAFQVMQQEQEKLQREAATNNQAAAKKFLAENAEKKGVKQTKSGLQYMVLKEGTGKTPTAESEVSTHYRGKLISGKVFDESYEGKEPTAEDEPTSFPVNRVIPGWTEALQLMKVGAKYRLFVPPALAYGENGPPSIGPNSLLIFDIELVDVK from the coding sequence ATGCGTTTGTTACTCACCGCCTTTTCAGTCTTGCTGATCGCTCTGCCACTTCAGGCTCAGGATAAGCCAGAAGCCGCGTCCGAACTGAAAACGAATAAAGACAAAGTCAGCTACGCCATCGGGCTGAACATCGGTCGCCAGTTCAAAAGCCAGGGCATGGACCTTGATCCAGCCATTGTTGCTCAAGGCATCGCCGCGATTCTTAACGATGTGGAGCCGGCTTTGACTCAGCAGGAAATGCAGGCTGCGTTTCAGGTCATGCAGCAGGAACAGGAAAAGCTCCAGCGTGAAGCGGCCACCAACAACCAGGCCGCCGCTAAGAAGTTTCTTGCTGAGAATGCTGAGAAAAAAGGCGTGAAGCAGACGAAGTCTGGGCTGCAATACATGGTTCTAAAAGAAGGCACCGGCAAGACTCCAACGGCAGAAAGTGAAGTCAGCACACACTACCGAGGCAAGCTGATCAGCGGCAAAGTGTTTGACGAATCCTACGAAGGCAAGGAACCAACGGCTGAAGATGAGCCCACCTCGTTCCCGGTTAACCGAGTGATCCCTGGTTGGACAGAAGCTCTGCAGTTGATGAAAGTCGGTGCCAAGTACCGTCTGTTCGTCCCCCCTGCTCTGGCCTATGGCGAAAACGGACCACCCAGCATTGGTCCGAACAGCCTGCTGATTTTCGATATCGAACTGGTCGACGTGAAGTAA
- the acpS gene encoding holo-ACP synthase yields MKIANRKSSGIDRSPQVLQGSPRRLVAHRRAGRRERLKVDFMIIGLGTDIVEIDRIRDMIDRHGDNFLQRCFTTPEIAYADKHRDAAVRFAGRWAAKEAVVKVLGTGFVKGITFHDIQVLPLDSGQPRIELSGGAAQIAASMSIGSVLITISHAKLYATATAVGVGREINFGDNSAAADG; encoded by the coding sequence GTGAAAATCGCAAATCGCAAATCGAGTGGCATTGACCGTTCGCCGCAGGTTTTGCAGGGTTCCCCACGGCGGCTGGTGGCTCATCGACGGGCGGGACGGCGAGAGAGGTTGAAGGTTGACTTTATGATCATCGGACTTGGTACGGATATTGTTGAGATTGATCGTATTCGCGACATGATCGACCGTCACGGCGACAATTTTTTGCAGCGCTGTTTTACAACGCCTGAGATTGCCTACGCGGACAAGCACCGCGACGCAGCGGTTCGCTTTGCCGGTCGCTGGGCAGCCAAAGAAGCGGTCGTCAAAGTTTTAGGAACCGGCTTTGTGAAGGGAATCACGTTCCACGATATCCAGGTCCTGCCGCTGGATTCCGGCCAGCCACGAATCGAACTCTCCGGCGGCGCTGCACAGATCGCAGCCAGCATGAGCATCGGTTCTGTGCTGATCACGATTTCTCATGCCAAATTATACGCCACCGCGACGGCCGTAGGGGTCGGTCGGGAGATAAATTTTGGCGACAATTCAGCCGCTGCCGACGGTTAA